One genomic window of Centropristis striata isolate RG_2023a ecotype Rhode Island chromosome 20, C.striata_1.0, whole genome shotgun sequence includes the following:
- the LOC131993665 gene encoding leucine-rich glioma-inactivated protein 1-like, with translation MEKTRRMPKSSPWLCVLIVASVLLVVDSKRARQPRCPSSCTCTKDNALCESAGLIPRSFPPDVISLSFVKSEFTEIPKESFIHTPALHLLLFTANNLESINEDAFLGLPHMEYLFIENNQIKSISPNAFRGLKTLVHLSLAYNNLETLPKDLFKGLEALTKVDLRGNQFTCDCKLKWLVEWIYSTNATVDQIYCKGPAAQLDKKINDLSPQSFDCITTEFASYQSLKFESISVEAFSFGSDQYVVFAQPFIGKCSFLEWDHVEMVFRNYDDIDSTSTVICKPLVIDNQLFVIVAQLFGGSHIYKRDTSANKFIKLQGIDILKIRKPNDVETFRIDGESFFVIADSSKAGSTTIYKWNGNGFYSHQSGLHPWYRDTDVEYMEISSKPHLILSSSSQRPVIYQWNKSTKQFDRRTDIPEMEDVYAVKHFQVKSDLYICLTRFIGDSKVMRWDGALFRELQTMPSRGSMVFQPFSVGSWQYAILGSDYSFTQVYRWDAKKGEFVHFQEVNIQAPRAFSPVSIDNRQFLLASSFKGKTQIYEHLVIDLSN, from the exons ATGGAAAAAACACGCAGGATGCCCAAAAGCTCGCCATGGCTTTGCGTCCTCATAGTGGCGTctgttttacttgtagtggacaGCAAGAGAGCCAGGCAGCCTCGCTGTCCCTCATCATGTACATGTACCAAAGATAACGCGCTGTGCGAGAGCGCAGGACTGATCCCTCGCAGCTTTCCGCCCGATGTCATATCACT ATCATTCGTCAAGTCTGAATTCACAGAAATCCCGAAAGAGAGCTTCATCCACACGCCTGCCCTGCATCTCCT CCTCTTCACAGCCAACAACCTGGAATCTATAAACGAGGACGCTTTCCTCGGTCTTCCTCACATGGAGTATCT GTTCATCGAAAACAACCAAATCAAGTCGATTTCCCCAAATGCTTTCCGTGGACTGAAAACCCTTGTGCATCT GAGTCTGGCCTACAACAACCTGGAGACTCTGCCCAAAGATTTGTTCAAGGGTCTAGAGGCCTTGACAAAAGT AGACTTGCGAGGGAACCAGTTCACCTGTGATTGTAAGCTGAAGTGGCTGGTGGAGTGGATATACAGCACCAACGCTACAGTGGATCAGATTTACTGTAAAGGCCCGGCCGCACAGCTGGACAAGAAGATCAACGATCTGTCACCGCAGTCCTTCGACTGCATCACCACAG AATTTGCTTCCTACCAGTCCCTGAAGTTTGAATCCATATCCGTGGAGGCTTTTTCCTTTGGGAGCGACCAGTATGTGGTGTTTGCACAGCCCTTCATTGGGAAATGCAGCTTTCTGGAGTGGGATCACGTGGAGATGGTCTTCAGAAACTATGACGACATTGACA GCACATCCACAGTGATTTGCAAACCTCTGGTCATTGACAACCAGCTCTTTGTCATTGTGGCTCAGCTGTTTGGCGGCTCACACATCTACAAGCGAGACACCTCTGCCAACAAATTCATCAAGCTCCAAGGCATCGACATCCTCAAAATCCGCAAACCAAACGATGTCGAGACGTTCCGCATCGATGGAGAATCCTTCTTCGTCATAGCAGACAGCTCCAAGGCTGGCTCCACCACCATCTACAAGTGGAACGGCAATGGCTTCTACTCTCACCAGTCGGGGCTCCACCCGTGGTACCGGGACACCGATGTGGAATACATGGAGATCTCCTCCAAACCTCACCTGATCCTGTCCAGCAGCTCCCAGAGGCCGGTCATCTACCAGTGGAACAAAAGCACCAAGCAGTTTGACAGACGCACTGACATCCCAGAGATGGAGGACGTCTACGCTGTGAAGCACTTTCAGGTCAAATCCGACCTCTACATCTGTTTGACGCGCTTCATCGGCGACTCCAAAGTCATGCGCTGGGACGGGGCCCTCTTTAGAGAATTGCAGACCATGCCCTCCCGTGGCTCCATGGTGTTCCAGCCCTTCTCTGTGGGCAGCTGGCAGTACGCCATCCTGGGCAGCGATTACTCTTTCACCCAGGTGTACCGCTGGGATGCCAAGAAGGGCGAGTTTGTCCACTTCCAGGAGGTGAACATCCAGGCGCCAAGGGCCTTCTCTCCAGTCTCCATAGACAACCGGCAGTTCCTGCTGGCCTCCAGTTTCAAAGGGAAAACTCAGATTTATGAGCACCTGGTCATTGATCTGAGCAACTGA